In one window of Cytophagaceae bacterium ABcell3 DNA:
- a CDS encoding T9SS type A sorting domain-containing protein, producing MKQLNLLLFYFFWGASIVNAQTFTTQAAYGNYNATGMALLEDFLWTSTPHGIEKRDLSGNLISRYTSEDGLGSSDVFYWIGVNNAGDVIANSETNLAIYQNNIWETINYPGNTALNTDFKLDSSNNLYAFHRDTLWKYDNTEWTYLNLKEDVEIVSEHEFSGDTSNILRNFRNFAIDNEGRLWGSGCEQFRWMLDFESSRLKLLGKECTVNNQNSSKVDITANGQKIIVSDSLYIYDQSGENLSHIQDLNNKRYIHADEQNRLWFLHGQSFYIYDQNEWTEQTVEFPAENLSSFNPGQLLIDSKGTQWLSIRGATQSRLYRISEGAATKINYEDQASKCYIENQLEGVGLRRTALNIWKDDTEKLWYQHAHHLYSTGNNCSNVILMHELADRNLASDKDGNIYALSGAYIYHPVRRNEAWKTSISKYTPDGEEEELIKENLGHSWFHFNTAERHILKKNSLNRTENGHLWFIVSYDSLVSLGRGGTFYHTIEALVQFDGTSFQTHPLKIKQEEIDLYNVSGQGVTLANILNEPESSITKDKQDNIWVSTSDKLIRYENGLKKEKFNYPEGISILNIHCDYRGRIWGKTDEQNSQVVCFDGEKWELFDANDFDVKYEMRKDSSFAIVIERDNGFHYTKDGDQWTHYTKADGLFSNRITNHVTDSTGNIWFGHGNGITIMDQKADQPTFASLPEDDLQEEIILYPNPAYNTISLKGATPDSKLVICNIDGRISEILPFKENIDISHLSKGMYILRIESAEKVVTRQFVKQ from the coding sequence ATGAAACAGCTAAACCTTTTACTTTTTTACTTTTTTTGGGGAGCCTCTATCGTCAACGCTCAAACCTTTACTACGCAAGCTGCATACGGAAATTATAACGCTACCGGCATGGCGCTCCTGGAAGATTTTTTATGGACAAGCACCCCTCATGGCATTGAAAAAAGAGACCTGAGCGGAAACCTCATTTCCAGATATACTTCAGAAGATGGACTAGGCAGTTCTGATGTTTTTTATTGGATAGGGGTTAACAATGCAGGTGATGTTATAGCCAACTCAGAAACCAACCTTGCTATCTACCAAAATAATATATGGGAAACCATTAACTATCCAGGAAACACAGCCTTAAATACTGATTTCAAACTAGACAGTAGCAACAACTTATATGCTTTCCATAGGGACACCTTATGGAAATATGACAATACCGAATGGACTTATTTAAACCTGAAAGAAGATGTGGAAATCGTTTCCGAACACGAATTTTCGGGAGACACAAGCAACATACTCCGCAACTTCCGCAACTTTGCCATAGACAATGAAGGCAGGCTTTGGGGCAGCGGTTGCGAGCAGTTTCGATGGATGCTAGACTTTGAAAGTAGCCGATTGAAGCTTTTGGGGAAGGAGTGTACGGTTAATAATCAAAACTCTTCCAAGGTAGACATAACTGCCAATGGCCAGAAAATCATTGTCAGCGATTCTTTATACATTTACGACCAGTCTGGAGAAAACCTTTCTCATATACAAGACCTTAACAACAAACGCTACATACATGCTGATGAACAAAACCGCTTATGGTTCCTTCACGGTCAATCCTTTTATATTTACGATCAAAACGAATGGACTGAACAAACTGTTGAATTCCCAGCAGAGAACCTTTCGTCCTTTAACCCAGGACAGCTTTTAATAGACAGCAAAGGCACCCAATGGCTTTCTATAAGAGGTGCTACCCAAAGCAGACTTTACCGGATAAGCGAAGGTGCTGCCACAAAAATCAACTATGAAGATCAGGCTTCAAAATGTTATATAGAAAATCAGTTAGAAGGCGTTGGACTTAGAAGGACTGCTTTAAATATATGGAAAGATGATACAGAAAAACTATGGTATCAACATGCACACCACCTATATTCAACAGGCAACAATTGTTCCAATGTGATTCTTATGCACGAATTGGCTGACAGAAATCTTGCCTCAGACAAAGACGGAAATATATATGCGCTTTCAGGTGCCTATATATATCATCCCGTAAGAAGAAACGAAGCTTGGAAAACTTCAATATCAAAGTATACCCCTGACGGTGAAGAAGAAGAGCTAATCAAGGAAAACCTTGGCCATTCATGGTTTCACTTTAACACAGCAGAAAGGCACATCCTGAAAAAGAACTCTCTCAACAGAACAGAAAACGGGCATCTATGGTTTATCGTTAGTTATGACTCTCTGGTCAGCCTAGGGCGTGGAGGAACGTTTTATCACACTATTGAAGCCCTAGTTCAATTTGACGGCACATCCTTTCAAACCCATCCACTTAAAATTAAACAAGAAGAAATTGACCTTTATAATGTAAGTGGGCAAGGTGTTACCCTTGCAAATATTTTAAATGAACCAGAGTCAAGTATTACCAAAGACAAACAAGATAATATTTGGGTCTCCACATCAGATAAATTGATCAGGTATGAAAATGGGCTAAAAAAAGAGAAGTTTAATTACCCTGAGGGCATTTCAATCCTAAACATCCATTGTGACTATCGGGGTAGGATATGGGGCAAAACAGATGAACAAAACAGTCAGGTTGTTTGTTTTGATGGAGAAAAATGGGAATTATTTGATGCCAATGATTTCGATGTGAAATATGAGATGAGGAAAGACAGCAGCTTTGCCATAGTGATTGAACGGGATAATGGCTTTCATTATACCAAAGACGGAGACCAGTGGACACATTATACCAAAGCAGATGGCCTCTTCAGCAACCGTATAACAAATCATGTCACAGACAGCACAGGGAATATATGGTTTGGGCATGGCAACGGTATTACCATTATGGACCAGAAAGCGGATCAGCCGACTTTTGCTTCTTTGCCGGAAGATGACCTGCAGGAGGAAATAATACTTTACCCGAACCCTGCTTATAACACCATTTCATTAAAAGGTGCCACTCCTGACTCAAAACTGGTAATTTGCAACATAGACGGCAGGATTTCAGAAATACTTCCTTTTAAAGAGAATATAGATATCTCTCACCTGAGCAAAGGCATGTATATTTTAAGAATTGAATCTGCTGAAAAGGTGGTTACAAGGCAGTTCGTAAAGCAATAA
- a CDS encoding toxin-antitoxin system YwqK family antitoxin, whose amino-acid sequence MKAGFLTLSFIFLGLAFSLPAQDTTWFNKDRQITTTDSAYGYWVDSSTKKVTLRKEFDARTHQLNSSGRYSSLDKGEKEGRFTKYYSNGKIKRISRYHKNKLEGPYTEYYKNGRLKIHAYYEKDLLKGSYKRYYPNGNLAFTSIYKDSLKNGISEYYYQDGTLRSTGRYEQGRKEGWWGFYKNTQLVSKKNYRTRYYIYSCNLHLRMPENDWLAVQTSDSGNFTFIKHNKKSKNISKITVRTENAEDFTNSPYAYGLLKQKPFIQKNTQFEKVLKHTQITYPLNLKNGIYFKGTYTDNDIKYHLHMITYVSPEGLGVHICFTYPENDHQEMSKAAKRFLKELKLIKNLDKEEAEKDYLAPPTGLYDCWDGGEIARTHPIREEEL is encoded by the coding sequence ATGAAAGCTGGGTTTCTTACATTATCATTCATTTTTTTAGGATTGGCCTTTTCCTTGCCAGCCCAAGACACCACGTGGTTTAATAAGGATCGACAAATAACCACTACGGATAGCGCTTATGGATATTGGGTTGACTCTAGTACAAAAAAAGTTACTTTGAGAAAAGAATTTGATGCGAGAACACATCAATTAAATTCTTCAGGGAGGTATTCCTCGTTGGATAAAGGTGAAAAAGAAGGCCGGTTCACCAAATACTATTCAAATGGGAAAATCAAAAGAATATCCCGCTACCACAAAAACAAATTAGAAGGTCCCTATACAGAATATTATAAAAATGGAAGACTGAAAATACATGCGTATTATGAAAAAGACTTATTAAAAGGAAGCTATAAACGTTATTACCCAAATGGCAATCTAGCTTTTACATCTATCTATAAAGACTCCCTTAAAAACGGTATCTCCGAATACTATTACCAAGATGGCACATTGCGCTCCACAGGCCGATATGAGCAAGGCAGAAAAGAAGGCTGGTGGGGGTTCTATAAAAATACCCAGCTTGTTAGCAAAAAAAACTACCGTACCCGGTACTATATTTATTCTTGCAACCTGCACTTGCGCATGCCTGAAAACGACTGGCTGGCAGTTCAAACCTCAGACTCCGGCAACTTTACCTTTATTAAACATAATAAAAAATCCAAGAACATATCAAAAATAACAGTCCGCACAGAAAATGCCGAAGACTTCACCAATTCCCCTTACGCCTATGGGCTACTGAAGCAAAAACCTTTTATTCAGAAAAACACACAGTTTGAGAAAGTGCTTAAACACACACAAATCACTTACCCTTTGAACTTAAAAAATGGCATTTACTTTAAAGGGACATATACGGATAACGACATTAAATATCATCTCCATATGATTACCTATGTCAGCCCCGAAGGTTTGGGTGTTCACATTTGTTTTACTTACCCTGAAAATGACCACCAAGAAATGTCTAAAGCGGCCAAAAGGTTTCTTAAGGAACTTAAACTTATTAAAAATCTAGATAAAGAAGAGGCCGAAAAAGATTACCTAGCACCCCCTACTGGTTTATATGATTGTTGGGATGGAGGGGAAATCGCTCGAACCCACCCCATCAGAGAGGAAGAGCTTTAA
- a CDS encoding T9SS type A sorting domain-containing protein: MKRFIFSFIIILVPGIAFSQKVPKTDATETISLQCYGGTANRTALAYNPERKLYYSVNGGAIDYAVETFSETGDSLGWAETGFDYRGAWWNPGGSALEGNGRFFTGIWEQNLNTGTGVAVEGGLIIMQVNVNLGQLVGDLDYKNNFIIYYSDGHVVRFDRADHTIADSLEIIGLPDTEFVNSTSVVYTGIDGFEYGLYNYDTKDLYYINASTGVFSGRTHLPATAAAPVNFRISFANEQFWIFNGEDRQWVGYDVFEDFLPAATKEPFSEGIEDIRLATSQGSNTRTGLAFDPANRLYYSVNGGTDSRPIETFYENAEPAHTSPAGFDYRGVWWNPYSRALEGNGHDLNGIYRHSLNENGYAISDGMNIKPGTSDLGNLIGDYDYVNNLFVYYDNGSLSFFSAVDNEHMETVAVSGLEYSENTNPGSVVFTGVKGYEYGIYDFVDRELVFIDAETKNVSGRTPLPDNAPQVDLGRVAFTNNMFWLYSDSDEEWISYKIFCDVVYDENVLTICDGDSVFLQGQYQFVEGVYFDTLTAASGCDSIIKTELFINIPPSVDLEDVEVCSGEEVVLLAEGEAEFEWSHEVENGVPFVPEETGVYMLTITEESGCFSKDSVLVTVLERPVIDAGEDQEVCGGEEVILEATGVESYEWSGDVINGEAFIPESTTSYSVLGTDEYGCSDSSTVLVTVSERPQIDAGEDLEVCAGEEITLAATGGESYEWSGGVVNGEAFIPGSTTSYSVLGTDEHGCTDSSSVLVTVRERPQVDAGEDLEVCAGEEITLTAIGGESYEWSGGVVNGEAFIPESTTSYIVLGTDEHGCSDSSNVLVTVSERPQIDAGEDLEVCAGEEITLTAIGGESYEWSGGVVNGEAFIPGSTTSYSVLGTDEHGCTDSSSVLVTVHERPEIDAGEDLEICAGEEVTLTARGGESYEWSGGISNGRPFVPVSTTTYVVLGTDEHGCTDSSSVLVTVHERPEIYAGEDKAVCSGSEVVLTASGLDDFSWSGGIVDGEPFIPESTSIFVVTGTGVNGCSGADSVVVAVYELPNVFAGADVEVCAGEELTLAGSGAVTYDWEPAIEDGVAFVPAESRVYIVSGTDENGCKGSDSLQVKVNDNPEVSAGDDVVVCAGQGVVLSGTGANIYSWSHNVVNNRAFLPQETRIYTVVGVDENGCSGTDEVVVEVNPAPNVALFIPVEITTQCSDGSPIYMSGGSPSGGVFWGNGISGGVFNPSAADEGTHVISYTYTDENNCSASAEQEIKVEICTSVEKAEVVDFIVYPNPSSGQVHIRSDEQLSIKVFNSKGKLLKYSEAVQYLSLELPSGLYFIHGHYNEKEVVKKLVIN; this comes from the coding sequence ATGAAAAGGTTCATTTTTTCTTTCATTATTATTCTAGTTCCTGGAATTGCATTTTCGCAGAAGGTGCCGAAAACAGATGCAACGGAGACTATAAGTCTTCAATGTTATGGGGGCACAGCTAATAGGACTGCTTTGGCGTATAACCCAGAAAGAAAGTTATATTATAGTGTTAATGGTGGAGCTATTGACTATGCTGTCGAAACATTTAGTGAAACAGGTGATTCATTGGGTTGGGCTGAAACCGGATTTGATTACCGTGGCGCATGGTGGAACCCTGGTGGGAGTGCTTTAGAAGGTAATGGTAGGTTCTTTACCGGTATTTGGGAGCAGAACCTGAATACCGGGACAGGTGTCGCTGTGGAAGGCGGTTTAATAATCATGCAGGTAAATGTAAATTTGGGTCAATTAGTAGGGGATCTGGACTATAAGAATAACTTTATTATATATTATTCAGATGGACATGTTGTTAGGTTTGATCGAGCTGACCATACAATTGCTGACTCTTTAGAAATTATTGGACTGCCGGATACGGAGTTTGTTAACAGTACTTCTGTCGTTTATACAGGTATAGATGGGTTTGAGTATGGGTTGTATAACTATGATACAAAAGACCTGTATTATATAAATGCTTCTACTGGTGTTTTCAGTGGGCGTACACACTTGCCGGCTACAGCAGCCGCCCCTGTTAATTTTAGAATTTCTTTTGCCAATGAGCAGTTTTGGATATTCAATGGGGAAGATAGGCAGTGGGTTGGGTACGATGTTTTTGAAGACTTTTTGCCTGCTGCGACAAAAGAGCCTTTTTCCGAAGGTATTGAAGATATAAGGTTAGCAACAAGCCAAGGTTCTAATACTAGAACCGGGCTGGCATTTGATCCGGCAAACAGATTGTATTACAGTGTTAATGGAGGTACCGATAGTCGTCCTATAGAAACATTTTATGAAAATGCTGAACCTGCACATACTAGTCCGGCAGGTTTTGATTATCGTGGGGTTTGGTGGAATCCTTATTCCAGGGCGCTGGAAGGGAACGGTCACGACCTTAATGGAATTTATCGGCATAGTTTAAATGAAAACGGATATGCAATCTCCGATGGGATGAATATTAAGCCAGGTACCTCAGATTTGGGAAACCTTATTGGCGACTATGATTATGTTAATAATCTTTTTGTTTACTATGACAATGGAAGTCTCTCTTTTTTTAGCGCCGTGGATAATGAACACATGGAAACAGTAGCTGTCTCAGGCCTTGAATATAGTGAAAATACTAATCCAGGCTCTGTTGTTTTTACCGGAGTTAAAGGCTATGAGTATGGTATATATGACTTTGTTGATAGAGAGCTAGTTTTTATCGATGCTGAGACAAAAAATGTTAGTGGTCGCACCCCGTTACCTGACAATGCGCCTCAGGTAGATTTGGGTAGGGTTGCCTTTACTAATAACATGTTCTGGCTATATAGTGACAGCGACGAGGAGTGGATTTCTTATAAAATATTTTGTGACGTAGTTTATGATGAAAATGTGTTGACCATTTGTGACGGGGATTCTGTTTTCTTGCAGGGACAATATCAATTTGTAGAAGGTGTATATTTTGATACTTTAACTGCCGCAAGTGGATGTGATAGTATCATTAAGACCGAGTTGTTTATAAATATACCACCGTCTGTTGATTTAGAAGATGTTGAAGTTTGTTCAGGTGAAGAAGTTGTACTGCTAGCAGAGGGAGAGGCAGAGTTCGAGTGGAGTCATGAAGTGGAGAACGGAGTACCTTTCGTGCCTGAGGAGACAGGTGTGTATATGCTTACAATTACCGAAGAAAGTGGATGTTTCAGTAAGGACAGTGTGCTGGTAACGGTTCTTGAACGTCCTGTGATAGATGCAGGAGAGGATCAGGAGGTCTGTGGAGGAGAAGAAGTAATACTGGAAGCTACTGGAGTTGAATCTTATGAATGGAGTGGGGATGTTATTAATGGCGAAGCATTTATTCCAGAATCAACAACGTCATATAGTGTGCTTGGAACGGATGAATACGGCTGTTCTGATTCATCTACTGTTCTTGTAACGGTTAGTGAGCGTCCGCAGATAGATGCAGGAGAAGATTTGGAGGTCTGTGCAGGCGAGGAAATAACTCTGGCAGCTACTGGAGGCGAATCTTATGAATGGAGTGGGGGTGTTGTTAATGGTGAAGCATTTATTCCTGGGTCAACAACTTCATATAGTGTGCTTGGAACGGATGAACACGGCTGCACGGACTCGTCTAGTGTGCTCGTAACGGTTCGTGAGCGTCCGCAGGTAGATGCAGGAGAAGATTTGGAGGTCTGTGCAGGTGAGGAAATAACTTTAACAGCTATTGGCGGCGAATCTTATGAATGGAGTGGGGGTGTTGTTAATGGCGAAGCATTTATTCCTGAGTCAACAACTTCATATATTGTGCTTGGAACGGATGAACATGGCTGTTCTGATTCATCTAATGTTCTTGTAACGGTTAGTGAGCGTCCGCAGATAGATGCAGGAGAAGATTTGGAGGTCTGTGCAGGCGAGGAAATAACTTTAACAGCTATTGGCGGCGAATCTTATGAATGGAGTGGGGGTGTTGTTAATGGCGAAGCATTTATTCCTGGGTCAACAACTTCATATAGTGTGCTTGGAACGGATGAACACGGCTGCACGGACTCGTCTAGTGTGCTTGTAACGGTTCATGAACGTCCTGAGATAGATGCAGGAGAAGATCTGGAGATCTGTGCAGGCGAGGAAGTGACATTGACAGCTAGAGGAGGCGAATCTTATGAATGGAGCGGAGGCATATCTAATGGAAGGCCCTTTGTTCCAGTATCTACTACTACATATGTGGTGCTTGGAACAGATGAACACGGCTGCACGGATTCGTCTAGTGTTCTTGTAACCGTCCATGAGCGTCCTGAAATTTATGCAGGTGAAGATAAAGCAGTTTGCTCAGGCAGTGAGGTAGTATTAACTGCTTCTGGTTTGGACGATTTTTCCTGGAGTGGTGGTATAGTGGATGGTGAACCATTTATACCTGAATCAACAAGTATATTTGTGGTAACTGGAACCGGTGTGAATGGGTGTTCTGGTGCTGATAGTGTGGTTGTGGCTGTATATGAATTGCCAAATGTCTTTGCGGGCGCAGATGTTGAGGTATGTGCTGGGGAGGAACTCACACTAGCGGGTTCTGGTGCTGTAACTTATGATTGGGAGCCTGCCATTGAGGATGGTGTTGCTTTTGTACCTGCCGAAAGTCGTGTTTATATAGTATCGGGTACAGATGAGAACGGGTGCAAAGGTTCTGACAGTTTACAAGTTAAAGTTAATGATAACCCTGAAGTCTCTGCAGGGGACGATGTTGTTGTATGTGCGGGGCAAGGAGTGGTGCTGAGCGGTACGGGAGCAAATATTTATTCTTGGAGTCATAATGTTGTTAATAATAGGGCATTCTTGCCTCAGGAAACCCGAATTTATACTGTGGTAGGTGTTGATGAGAATGGCTGTTCAGGAACAGATGAAGTGGTGGTTGAAGTAAACCCTGCGCCTAACGTTGCACTTTTTATTCCAGTGGAAATAACAACACAGTGTAGTGATGGTTCTCCTATCTATATGTCGGGAGGAAGCCCATCAGGCGGTGTTTTTTGGGGCAATGGCATTTCGGGAGGAGTTTTTAACCCTTCAGCTGCTGACGAGGGCACGCATGTGATTTCTTATACTTATACCGATGAAAACAACTGTAGTGCAAGCGCTGAACAGGAAATAAAAGTGGAAATTTGCACGAGTGTGGAAAAGGCTGAAGTTGTAGATTTTATTGTTTATCCTAACCCTTCTAGTGGACAGGTGCATATCCGATCAGATGAGCAGTTGTCTATCAAGGTGTTTAACAGTAAGGGGAAATTGTTGAAATACTCAGAAGCTGTTCAATACCTAAGCTTAGAATTGCCAAGCGGCCTTTACTTTATTCACGGTCATTATAATGAAAAGGAAGTTGTTAAGAAATTGGTTATAAATTAA